The following proteins are encoded in a genomic region of uncultured Ilyobacter sp.:
- a CDS encoding EAL domain-containing protein, producing the protein MKNNEFKTFFQPKIFSQDKKVQFEALVRWFHPEKGMIPPDKFIPVAETSFLIHKITEMVLRDSLEAAKLLNTRISVNISSIVFEDESFVRDIRNVLLEYESRNLITLEITERAAMKHSFSTLKKMKKLINLGVEFSIDDFGTGYSSLSYLEKFPISELKIDRSFINNLETNKINPLIINFSVKIGELAGFKVIAEGVETKEQIEKLLTLGCYNFQGYYFDKAQPLDLILKDYSQDKYLNKMDLSF; encoded by the coding sequence ATGAAAAATAATGAATTTAAAACTTTTTTTCAACCTAAAATATTTTCTCAGGATAAAAAAGTACAATTTGAAGCTCTTGTGAGATGGTTTCATCCTGAAAAAGGGATGATTCCCCCAGATAAATTTATTCCTGTGGCTGAAACTTCATTTCTTATACATAAAATAACAGAAATGGTTCTGAGAGATTCACTAGAAGCAGCAAAATTATTAAATACACGTATATCTGTAAATATATCATCCATAGTTTTTGAAGATGAGAGCTTTGTAAGAGATATTAGAAATGTTTTATTGGAATATGAATCTAGAAATTTAATAACTCTTGAAATAACAGAGAGAGCCGCAATGAAACATTCATTCTCTACTTTAAAAAAAATGAAAAAACTTATAAATTTAGGAGTTGAGTTTTCCATTGATGACTTCGGTACAGGATATTCCTCTCTCAGTTATCTAGAAAAATTTCCAATATCAGAACTGAAAATTGACAGGTCATTTATAAATAATTTAGAAACCAATAAAATAAATCCATTAATAATAAATTTCTCTGTAAAAATAGGAGAATTAGCAGGATTTAAGGTCATTGCTGAAGGGGTTGAAACAAAAGAACAGATAGAAAAATTATTGACTTTAGGCTGTTACAATTTCCAGGGATATTATTTTGATAAGGCACAACCTCTGGACTTAATCCTAAAAGACTATTCACAGGATAAGTATCTTAATAAAATGGATCTCTCCTTTTAA
- a CDS encoding XRE family transcriptional regulator — MNFGEFLKNKRIEKGYSLRQLSYKIGLSHSYISEIEKGIFTKRETVEKIMDALELKKSEKEYIYKEMDFQKSPESIKKEIGELRNALKGNAVILDTTVLDLPVYGKGGAGRIGFLNLDTAIYRKKVIDSGFSKDSFLVEVCGDSMEPKIIEGDWVLVDPQESKDISGKIYVVTYFGETFIKQVDRPKNDLVVLKSYHPDYEDVYIDAENMKNLKIEGRVVKIIREVEL; from the coding sequence ATGAACTTTGGTGAATTTTTAAAAAATAAAAGAATAGAAAAAGGTTATTCTCTAAGACAACTTAGTTATAAAATAGGTTTATCTCACTCGTATATTTCTGAAATCGAAAAGGGAATTTTTACAAAACGTGAAACTGTAGAAAAAATTATGGATGCACTGGAATTAAAAAAATCCGAAAAAGAATACATATATAAGGAAATGGACTTTCAAAAATCTCCAGAAAGTATAAAGAAAGAGATAGGAGAACTTAGAAATGCTCTAAAGGGAAATGCTGTAATCCTAGATACTACCGTTTTGGATCTTCCTGTCTATGGAAAGGGCGGTGCAGGTAGAATTGGATTTCTAAATTTAGATACTGCAATATATAGAAAGAAAGTTATTGACAGCGGATTTTCTAAGGACAGCTTTCTTGTGGAGGTCTGCGGTGATTCCATGGAGCCAAAAATTATAGAAGGCGATTGGGTTCTTGTAGATCCTCAGGAAAGCAAAGATATTTCTGGAAAGATCTATGTGGTGACTTATTTTGGCGAGACCTTTATAAAACAGGTAGATCGTCCCAAAAATGATTTAGTAGTATTAAAGAGCTATCATCCTGATTATGAAGATGTTTATATTGATGCTGAGAATATGAAAAATCTAAAAATAGAAGGAAGAGTAGTAAAAATAATAAGAGAGGTAGAGCTATAA
- a CDS encoding class I SAM-dependent DNA methyltransferase, whose product MITGEIRNKVDKMWQYFWTGGLTNPIDVIEQLTYLMFMKRLDQEQQRKEKENSDLDSILGGSSVNNYIFPEDKKHIRWSSMIQLGNSKKTFELMRDEAFEFIKTLDGNEDSAFSKYMKNAIFKVPTPAVLQNTMDVMEEIFNTKEMVEGKDTKGDLYEYLLSKLSQSGTNGQFRTPKHIINLMVAMMKPTPKDTIIDPACGTAGFLASSVEYLMKHHGKEIGSDREVSEHFNNEMFSGNDTDSTMLGISAMNLILHEVASPNLNRIDSMSTDYTEEEKYSLVMANPPFKGSLDYDQVAPSLLNVAKTKKTELLFLSLIIRLLKIGGRSAVIVPDGVLFGSSNAHKAIRKEIIENQKLEAVISMPSGVFKPYAGVSTGILIFTKTDDGGTDDVWFYDMTADGYSLDDKRNKIDDNDIPDIQHRWNNLESEKDRKRTEKSFFVPKDEIVSNDYDLSLNRYKEIEHEEVEYEVPQEILNNIKTLEEDIRKGIQELEKMLGV is encoded by the coding sequence ATGATAACTGGAGAAATCAGAAATAAAGTAGATAAAATGTGGCAGTACTTCTGGACAGGAGGACTCACAAATCCTATAGATGTTATAGAACAGCTGACATACCTAATGTTCATGAAGAGATTGGACCAGGAACAACAGAGAAAAGAAAAAGAGAACTCTGATCTGGATTCCATCTTAGGCGGTAGCAGCGTTAATAACTATATCTTTCCTGAGGATAAAAAACATATTAGATGGTCTAGCATGATACAGCTGGGAAACTCTAAAAAAACTTTTGAACTTATGAGAGATGAAGCTTTTGAGTTTATAAAGACTCTAGATGGGAATGAAGACAGTGCTTTTTCAAAGTATATGAAAAATGCTATTTTCAAAGTTCCTACTCCTGCTGTACTTCAAAATACAATGGATGTCATGGAGGAAATATTTAATACAAAAGAGATGGTGGAAGGTAAAGATACCAAGGGAGATCTTTACGAATATCTCCTTTCAAAACTATCTCAATCAGGTACAAACGGGCAGTTTAGGACACCAAAGCATATCATAAACCTCATGGTTGCCATGATGAAACCCACACCAAAAGATACGATCATCGACCCGGCCTGCGGTACTGCCGGTTTTTTGGCGAGTTCTGTAGAATATCTCATGAAGCACCATGGAAAAGAGATCGGCTCTGATCGTGAGGTTAGCGAGCACTTCAACAATGAGATGTTCAGCGGAAATGATACTGATTCTACAATGCTTGGAATATCTGCAATGAACCTTATCCTACATGAAGTGGCGAGTCCCAATCTAAACAGAATAGACTCCATGTCTACTGATTATACAGAGGAAGAAAAATACTCTCTTGTAATGGCAAATCCTCCATTTAAAGGAAGTCTTGACTATGATCAGGTAGCTCCGTCTTTACTAAATGTAGCCAAAACCAAAAAGACAGAGCTTTTGTTTTTAAGCCTTATAATAAGACTCTTAAAAATCGGTGGAAGATCTGCCGTAATAGTTCCAGACGGAGTACTCTTTGGATCATCAAATGCCCATAAAGCTATCAGAAAAGAGATAATAGAAAACCAGAAACTAGAAGCTGTCATATCCATGCCAAGCGGGGTATTCAAACCCTATGCAGGAGTATCTACAGGGATATTAATATTCACAAAGACAGATGATGGCGGTACAGATGACGTATGGTTCTACGATATGACGGCAGACGGATATTCCCTTGATGATAAGAGAAACAAGATAGATGACAATGATATCCCGGATATCCAACATAGATGGAATAATCTGGAATCTGAGAAAGACAGAAAAAGGACAGAGAAGAGTTTCTTTGTACCTAAAGATGAGATAGTTTCAAATGACTATGATCTTTCCCTGAACAGATACAAAGAGATAGAGCATGAAGAGGTAGAGTACGAAGTTCCTCAAGAAATACTAAACAATATCAAGACTCTGGAAGAAGATATCAGAAAAGGTATCCAAGAGCTTGAAAAGATGTTGGGTGTTTAA
- a CDS encoding restriction endonuclease subunit S yields the protein MAYKMVKLNKVCEINIGKTPSRSNNKFWENGVYNWISIRDLKSKYIVKTRESISEEAISDCNMKIIPKDTVIMSFKLSIGKVAITGKDVYSNEAIANFPVKDLSILSSKYLYYVLQTLKLSEKTDRAVMGATLNKKKLNDLIIPLPPIPTQIKIAAALDKAQELIDKRKEQIQKYDELLYAYYIKNFYADKDQNYKKIKISKLAKQHKNSMRTGPFGSNLLHSEFVDNGIPVLGIDNAVDNVFRWKKRRYITEDKYQKLKSYTVYPEDVIITIMGTCGRSAVVPKDISTCINTKHLACITLDKKIANPYFISYSFLKNPFILKQLSLKTRGAIMDGLNLTIIKEIEIYLPPVDLQNQFASIVEKIEDEKKKLETSLTELENNFNSIMQRSFKGELF from the coding sequence ATGGCTTATAAAATGGTTAAGTTGAATAAAGTTTGTGAGATTAACATTGGAAAAACACCATCAAGAAGTAATAATAAGTTCTGGGAAAATGGAGTATATAATTGGATTTCAATAAGAGATTTAAAATCAAAATATATTGTAAAAACAAGGGAGTCAATTAGTGAAGAAGCAATAAGTGACTGCAATATGAAAATAATACCTAAAGATACAGTTATAATGAGTTTCAAGCTTTCAATTGGAAAAGTTGCTATTACTGGAAAAGATGTTTATTCAAATGAAGCTATTGCAAATTTTCCAGTTAAAGATTTAAGTATATTATCATCTAAATATCTCTATTATGTTCTTCAAACTTTGAAATTATCAGAGAAAACTGACAGAGCAGTTATGGGAGCTACTTTAAACAAAAAAAAATTAAATGACCTTATTATTCCCCTACCCCCTATACCCACACAAATAAAGATCGCCGCCGCCTTGGATAAGGCACAGGAGCTCATCGACAAGAGAAAAGAGCAGATCCAAAAGTATGACGAGCTCCTTTATGCATACTATATTAAAAATTTTTATGCTGATAAAGATCAAAATTATAAAAAAATTAAGATATCAAAATTAGCTAAACAACATAAAAATTCAATGAGAACGGGACCATTTGGGAGCAATCTTTTACACTCTGAATTTGTTGATAATGGGATTCCAGTATTGGGAATTGATAATGCTGTAGACAATGTTTTCAGGTGGAAAAAGAGAAGGTATATAACAGAAGATAAATATCAAAAATTAAAATCATATACTGTTTACCCTGAGGATGTAATTATAACAATAATGGGAACTTGTGGAAGGTCTGCAGTAGTACCTAAAGATATCTCTACCTGTATAAATACAAAACATTTAGCGTGTATAACACTAGATAAAAAAATTGCAAATCCATATTTTATTTCTTATAGTTTTTTAAAAAACCCGTTTATATTAAAACAGCTGAGTCTAAAAACGAGGGGGGCTATAATGGATGGATTAAATTTAACAATCATAAAAGAGATTGAAATTTACCTTCCCCCAGTAGACTTGCAAAACCAATTTGCATCAATAGTTGAAAAAATAGAAGATGAAAAGAAAAAACTAGAAACTTCTCTGACTGAACTTGAAAACAATTTCAATTCCATCATGCAGAGATCGTTTAAAGGGGAACTATTTTAG
- a CDS encoding GGDEF domain-containing protein, giving the protein MKNILKNKKYTEYFPLLSLIFGIFLCFYMVNQLEKKHLLEETDINLLRASKSIKYILGNEYITSTMDNSTYSKEYIIEKGALLNEMSKQLSVDYLYLLVKKDDDIHYAIMSDTSDFLQKHPTGYYWESLKNTEDDSFELTWKSFDSEKPVFLNSSDIWGSYRSAYVREISKDGTVYIAGADTEMSFLNRFLSKHTLILLLNTIVTLLFAIPLMFSFRKLTLESFSLKKESRFIKSKDPLTGAYNRKNGINIFKNLAETFKDEESQISICLIDIKNLGYINKKMGLKAGDDIVKIVVAILKQSFRNSDKVVRLEGDKFMVILPDCSNNARGLLIKKLKTRLSIFNKMNKKIILLN; this is encoded by the coding sequence TTGAAAAACATCTTGAAAAATAAAAAATACACAGAGTATTTTCCACTTCTAAGCCTTATTTTTGGGATTTTTTTATGCTTTTATATGGTCAATCAATTAGAAAAAAAACACCTTCTAGAAGAAACAGATATAAACCTTTTAAGGGCTTCTAAAAGTATAAAATATATTTTAGGTAATGAATATATCACGTCGACCATGGACAATTCCACTTATTCAAAGGAATATATCATAGAAAAGGGAGCTCTTTTGAATGAGATGTCAAAACAACTTAGTGTAGATTATCTCTATCTGCTAGTAAAAAAAGATGATGATATTCATTATGCGATTATGTCAGATACTTCAGATTTTCTCCAGAAGCACCCGACAGGATATTATTGGGAAAGTCTAAAAAACACTGAAGACGATTCCTTTGAATTGACATGGAAATCATTTGATAGCGAAAAACCTGTTTTTTTAAATAGCAGTGATATCTGGGGAAGCTACCGATCAGCATATGTTCGAGAGATATCAAAAGATGGTACTGTTTATATCGCAGGAGCAGATACAGAAATGTCTTTTTTAAACAGATTTTTATCAAAGCATACTCTTATATTGCTTTTAAATACAATTGTCACACTTTTATTTGCCATTCCCTTGATGTTTTCTTTTAGAAAGCTGACTTTAGAATCCTTTTCTTTAAAAAAAGAGTCTAGATTTATAAAATCAAAAGACCCTCTAACAGGGGCATATAATAGAAAAAATGGAATTAATATTTTTAAAAACCTTGCAGAGACCTTTAAAGATGAAGAGAGTCAGATTTCCATTTGCTTAATTGACATTAAGAATTTAGGCTATATAAATAAAAAAATGGGACTAAAAGCTGGAGATGATATAGTTAAAATAGTGGTGGCTATACTTAAACAAAGCTTCAGAAATAGTGATAAAGTCGTTAGACTTGAAGGTGACAAGTTTATGGTAATTCTTCCCGACTGTTCAAATAATGCAAGGGGTCTTCTTATAAAAAAATTAAAGACCAGACTTTCTATATTCAATAAGATGAACAAAAAAATTATTTTATTGAACTGA
- a CDS encoding GGDEF domain-containing protein — protein sequence MNKKNILYFLILTATYSMFIYHSYGLSKEIDLLDLFMKIFVAVIILILIIRIQSYTFSKEAYDFFNIGLMLRFFAQATDIMYEICKYPKIIKNIFEGFTEAVSFCFLLAGAHLTIKNIQKLEKLSTVDELTSTSNRYELIRRFYLLKNISDRNGNAVTIISFDVDHFKKINDTYGHLTGDSVLKELSLLVSTNLRSQDIFGRYGGEEFLILLPETDIKGGIALAEKLRGIIEKFEFKEVSRVTASFGVSQYRKYEDINQILSRVDKALYFSKNRGRNCVSSEVCKMPSLEAV from the coding sequence GTGAATAAAAAGAATATTTTATATTTTTTAATTTTGACTGCTACTTACAGTATGTTTATATATCACTCTTATGGGCTCAGCAAAGAAATTGATTTGTTAGACCTTTTTATGAAAATATTTGTTGCAGTGATTATATTGATTTTGATTATACGAATACAAAGTTACACTTTTTCAAAAGAAGCATATGATTTTTTCAATATTGGACTTATGCTTAGATTTTTTGCACAAGCCACAGATATTATGTATGAAATATGTAAGTACCCAAAAATTATAAAAAATATTTTCGAGGGTTTTACAGAAGCTGTATCCTTTTGCTTTCTTCTTGCAGGGGCACATTTAACGATAAAGAATATTCAAAAACTAGAAAAACTTTCCACGGTGGATGAACTCACCAGCACCTCCAACCGATACGAATTAATTAGAAGGTTTTACTTACTTAAAAACATTTCAGACAGAAATGGAAATGCAGTGACTATCATATCTTTTGATGTGGATCATTTTAAAAAAATTAATGATACTTATGGACATTTAACTGGTGATTCTGTTTTGAAAGAGCTATCACTTTTAGTTTCAACAAATTTACGTAGTCAGGATATTTTTGGAAGGTACGGTGGGGAAGAATTTTTGATTTTGCTTCCTGAAACGGATATTAAAGGAGGAATAGCTCTGGCAGAAAAACTTCGTGGTATTATTGAGAAATTTGAATTTAAAGAAGTTTCTAGGGTTACAGCGAGTTTTGGAGTTTCTCAATATAGAAAATATGAAGATATTAATCAGATTTTAAGTCGAGTGGATAAGGCACTTTATTTTTCTAAAAACAGAGGTCGAAATTGTGTGAGTTCTGAAGTTTGTAAAATGCCATCATTAGAGGCTGTTTAA
- a CDS encoding sigma-70 family RNA polymerase sigma factor, whose protein sequence is MNPAHKLLTKEDERILFSKVKNGCNLSKEELVSKNYRLILSVASKYAYNSHQMDDLVQEGFMGLMTAIDKFDPISGNKFSTYAVYWIKQRIIRFLESDTVIREPSWVHSKRSKLINLSEHSEEEAAKILNISPKTVRAVRKTISTMSIDQLMHGNGPGNMFLDKSPNSDDILIEKENKKLALDLVNSLNSMEREIILRRYGIECDRDTFETIGKHFGVTRERIRQIQLQAENKIRKKAEIKGLEWTSQ, encoded by the coding sequence ATGAATCCTGCACACAAGCTACTTACAAAAGAAGATGAACGAATTCTTTTTTCGAAAGTAAAGAATGGATGCAATCTATCCAAGGAGGAACTGGTGTCAAAAAACTACCGGCTGATATTGAGTGTAGCTAGTAAGTATGCATATAATAGTCATCAAATGGATGACCTCGTGCAGGAGGGATTTATGGGTCTTATGACAGCAATTGATAAATTTGACCCCATAAGTGGAAATAAATTTTCTACATATGCAGTGTATTGGATAAAGCAGCGAATAATCAGATTTCTTGAGAGCGACACTGTCATAAGAGAGCCTTCATGGGTGCACAGTAAAAGATCTAAACTCATTAATCTATCTGAACATTCGGAAGAGGAAGCTGCCAAGATACTAAATATTAGTCCAAAAACAGTAAGAGCTGTGAGAAAAACTATCTCAACAATGTCTATAGATCAGCTGATGCATGGAAATGGACCTGGAAATATGTTTCTAGATAAAAGTCCAAATTCAGATGATATTCTCATAGAAAAAGAAAATAAAAAATTGGCTCTTGATCTTGTAAACAGTCTAAATTCAATGGAAAGAGAGATAATCTTGAGAAGATACGGAATAGAATGTGACAGAGATACATTTGAAACTATCGGAAAGCACTTTGGAGTAACAAGAGAAAGAATAAGGCAAATACAGCTGCAGGCTGAGAATAAAATAAGGAAAAAAGCCGAAATAAAAGGTCTGGAATGGACAAGCCAATAA
- a CDS encoding helix-turn-helix transcriptional regulator, with protein MTLSDAIKTQLKNREITQSQLAKELGVTRQSVTDTLNNWENGVTPRITTLKKWSEVINVNYEFFLKYL; from the coding sequence ATGACTTTAAGTGATGCTATAAAAACACAGTTGAAAAATAGAGAAATTACTCAATCACAACTGGCAAAAGAATTGGGTGTAACAAGACAAAGTGTAACAGATACCCTTAATAACTGGGAAAACGGCGTCACACCAAGAATAACCACACTGAAAAAATGGTCTGAAGTTATAAATGTTAATTATGAATTTTTTTTGAAATATTTGTAA
- a CDS encoding DEAD/DEAH box helicase family protein, protein MGNLNLNMGNFTFLKDDFKDLYNSCAEAEKNCFLNPRTSAFYSRRALEIGVNLVFQLEGITKPFNANLSELMNHYDFCGLFDDREQLELLKFVRRTGNFAVHSHNIIEQKASLSCLEIIYDFSAWIAYCYGSFDGEQAFNEMMIPKTVHEPQENLMKKVKELEEQLKTQIENITHEKVDHKRERDFRVKNISEADTRKLYIDMQLREAGWNLEKPNTIEYKVSGMPNNSQEGYADYVLWGSDGKPLAVVEAKKTMKDPEIGKHQVTLYAECLEKEFGQYPVRFYTNGFETYIWENGEVPRRIYGFYRKDELETVIARRDLLLPVEKARKEIKPEIAGRDYQIRAITKVVETYYNKNRKALLVMATGSGKTRTAMSIVNTLANANMVRRVLFLADRTALVNQAKNSFKNYLSDFTQCNLVEVKENDNSRLVFSTYQTMINEIDKLRKDGSRKFGVGYFDLIIVDESHRSIYKKYGAIFDYFDSMLLGLTATPKEEIDRNTYTIFDLPSGEPTDTYNLHEAAEKGYLVLPLVKEIDLKFPEKGIVYSELSEKEQEEYEDTFSDEEGNLPEKIDGTAINSWLFNSNTVEKVLETLMTSGNKIQGGDKLGKTIVFAKDDKHADFIVKTFDKMYPNMGDFCQKITNTVNYSQDLIDRFSDSKKMPQIAVSVDMLDTGIDVPEILNLVFFKKVRSKAKFWQMIGRGTRLCPNIFGPGLDKTDFYIFDFCKNFTFFETNVNELVTKLQESLTQRIFNMRISLLHKLQHVDFQADEGHKNLWGKLLAILSSDISTLDKSSAFVRKELRYVEKYSDSNELRVLDENKIIEIKNHISHLPFAIQKDDESAKRFDILILSLQLSILENTTKQKTIIRNLGSIGRELEQKGSIPKVAQNKETIKLLNDDGFWSEASIVELEEIREVLRELMKFLDKGGEEQQIFYTNFEDSIENMEVKDLGFGRYDYLDPKTKLRKILDEHQEDLAVKKLRNNIPLDHEDIDNLETILFKSEIITKDELIEHCGEEFRELSSKYGENPLGYFLRSIVGLEKAAVQKAFSEFLSEGNFSGKQIDFINMIVEHYIRNGNFEKSKLKEKPFSVMHTKGIIGLFPNREDIKKLADTIDNINSSAEFKY, encoded by the coding sequence ATGGGCAACTTAAATTTGAATATGGGAAATTTTACTTTTTTAAAAGATGATTTTAAAGATCTATACAATTCTTGTGCAGAAGCTGAAAAAAACTGTTTCCTTAATCCGAGAACCAGTGCTTTTTATTCTCGTAGGGCTCTTGAGATCGGTGTAAATCTTGTATTTCAGTTAGAGGGTATAACCAAACCCTTTAATGCCAATTTATCAGAACTTATGAACCACTATGATTTTTGTGGCCTTTTTGATGACAGAGAACAGCTTGAACTTTTGAAATTTGTGAGAAGGACTGGAAACTTTGCCGTACATAGCCATAATATAATAGAGCAAAAAGCATCTTTGTCATGCCTCGAGATAATCTATGATTTTTCTGCATGGATAGCTTACTGCTACGGTTCTTTTGACGGGGAGCAGGCATTTAATGAGATGATGATACCAAAGACAGTCCATGAGCCACAGGAAAATCTCATGAAAAAGGTGAAAGAGCTCGAGGAACAGCTGAAGACACAGATCGAAAACATCACACATGAAAAAGTAGATCACAAAAGAGAAAGAGATTTCAGGGTAAAAAACATCTCTGAAGCTGATACAAGAAAACTGTATATTGATATGCAGCTAAGAGAAGCAGGGTGGAATCTGGAAAAACCCAATACAATAGAATACAAAGTTTCTGGTATGCCTAATAACAGCCAGGAAGGCTATGCTGACTATGTCTTGTGGGGCAGTGATGGTAAGCCCCTTGCTGTAGTAGAAGCCAAGAAAACCATGAAAGATCCAGAAATAGGAAAACACCAGGTAACTCTTTATGCTGAATGCCTTGAAAAAGAGTTCGGTCAGTATCCTGTGAGATTTTATACCAATGGCTTTGAGACCTATATCTGGGAAAATGGAGAAGTTCCAAGGAGGATATACGGTTTCTACAGAAAAGATGAGCTTGAAACTGTAATTGCTAGAAGAGATCTGTTACTGCCTGTAGAGAAAGCCAGAAAAGAGATAAAACCAGAAATAGCTGGAAGGGACTACCAAATAAGAGCCATCACCAAGGTTGTGGAAACCTATTATAATAAAAACAGAAAGGCACTCCTTGTAATGGCTACAGGTTCAGGTAAGACAAGGACAGCCATGTCCATAGTCAATACCCTGGCAAATGCCAACATGGTAAGGAGAGTTCTGTTTCTTGCAGACAGGACAGCCCTTGTGAATCAGGCTAAAAACAGTTTTAAAAATTATCTCAGTGATTTTACACAATGCAACCTCGTAGAGGTAAAAGAAAATGATAACTCAAGGCTTGTCTTCTCCACCTATCAGACTATGATAAATGAAATAGACAAACTGAGAAAAGACGGTTCAAGAAAATTTGGAGTTGGATATTTTGATCTTATTATTGTAGACGAATCCCACAGAAGTATCTACAAAAAATACGGTGCTATTTTTGATTATTTTGATTCTATGCTCTTAGGGCTTACAGCTACACCCAAGGAAGAAATAGACAGAAATACATATACAATTTTTGACTTACCCAGCGGAGAGCCTACAGATACCTACAATCTTCATGAAGCTGCCGAAAAGGGTTATTTGGTCCTTCCCCTGGTAAAGGAGATTGATCTCAAGTTCCCAGAAAAGGGTATCGTTTACAGCGAGCTTTCAGAAAAAGAGCAGGAAGAGTATGAAGATACTTTTTCTGATGAAGAAGGTAATCTCCCCGAAAAAATTGATGGTACTGCCATCAATAGCTGGCTATTCAACAGTAACACAGTTGAAAAAGTCCTGGAAACCCTCATGACCTCTGGAAACAAAATACAGGGTGGGGACAAGCTGGGGAAAACTATTGTCTTTGCAAAAGATGATAAACATGCTGATTTCATAGTAAAAACTTTTGATAAAATGTACCCAAACATGGGGGATTTCTGCCAGAAGATAACCAATACAGTGAATTATTCCCAGGACCTTATAGATCGTTTTTCAGATTCTAAGAAGATGCCACAGATAGCTGTATCTGTAGACATGCTTGATACAGGGATAGATGTTCCCGAAATTTTAAACCTTGTATTTTTCAAGAAAGTCAGGTCAAAAGCTAAGTTTTGGCAGATGATAGGCAGAGGTACAAGGCTGTGCCCAAATATATTTGGTCCGGGACTTGATAAAACAGACTTCTATATATTTGATTTCTGCAAGAACTTTACTTTCTTTGAGACAAATGTAAATGAGCTGGTTACAAAACTTCAGGAGTCTCTCACACAGAGGATATTCAATATGCGGATCTCCCTTCTACATAAGTTGCAGCACGTTGATTTTCAAGCTGACGAAGGACATAAAAATCTTTGGGGGAAATTACTGGCTATCCTTTCATCTGATATATCTACTCTTGATAAAAGCAGTGCCTTTGTGAGAAAAGAGCTGAGATATGTTGAAAAATATAGTGATTCCAATGAACTGAGAGTTTTAGATGAAAATAAGATTATTGAGATAAAAAACCATATAAGCCATCTGCCCTTTGCCATTCAGAAAGATGACGAGTCGGCAAAGAGATTTGATATACTTATTCTTTCGCTCCAGCTTTCTATACTAGAGAATACTACAAAGCAGAAAACCATAATCAGAAATCTAGGATCCATAGGTAGGGAGTTAGAACAAAAAGGTTCTATCCCAAAAGTAGCTCAAAATAAGGAGACAATCAAACTTTTGAATGACGATGGATTTTGGTCAGAGGCTTCTATCGTGGAACTAGAGGAGATAAGAGAAGTTTTGAGAGAACTCATGAAGTTCCTCGATAAAGGTGGAGAGGAACAACAGATTTTTTATACAAACTTTGAAGACAGTATAGAGAATATGGAGGTAAAAGATCTGGGATTTGGTAGATATGACTATCTGGACCCAAAAACAAAACTCAGGAAAATCCTAGACGAACACCAAGAGGATTTGGCAGTAAAAAAGCTCCGTAATAACATTCCCCTCGATCATGAAGATATAGATAATCTTGAGACGATCTTGTTTAAAAGTGAAATTATCACCAAAGATGAGCTTATAGAGCACTGTGGCGAGGAATTCCGAGAGCTCTCTAGCAAATACGGAGAAAATCCTCTGGGGTATTTTCTCAGATCCATTGTAGGACTAGAAAAAGCAGCTGTTCAAAAGGCATTTTCAGAATTTTTATCTGAGGGTAATTTTAGCGGTAAGCAGATAGACTTTATAAATATGATCGTAGAACACTATATCCGTAACGGTAATTTTGAGAAATCCAAGCTAAAGGAGAAACCATTTAGCGTCATGCATACCAAAGGGATAATTGGGCTTTTCCCCAATAGAGAGGATATAAAGAAGCTGGCAGATACTATAGACAATATAAACAGCAGTGCAGAGTTCAAATACTAG